The Schizosaccharomyces pombe strain 972h- genome assembly, chromosome: I genome contains a region encoding:
- a CDS encoding mitochondrial omega-amidase, whose product MNSKFFGLVQKGTRSFFPSLNFCYTRNIMSVSASSLVPKDFRAFRIGLVQLANTKDKSENLQLARLKVLEAAKNGSNVIVLPEIFNSPYGTGYFNQYAEPIEESSPSYQALSSMAKDTKTYLFGGSIPERKDGKLYNTAMVFDPSGKLIAVHRKIHLFDIDIPGGVSFRESDSLSPGDAMTMVDTEYGKFGLGICYDIRFPELAMIAARNGCSVMIYPGAFNLSTGPLHWELLARARAVDNEMFVACCAPARDMNADYHSWGHSTVVDPFGKVIATTDEKPSIVYADIDPSVMSTARNSVPIYTQRRFDVYSEVLPALKKEE is encoded by the exons ATGAacagtaaattttttggacTCGTTCAAAAAGGCACAAGAtccttttttccttcattaaatttttgctaTACAAGGAACATCATGTCTGTCTCAGCTTCATCTCTGGTTCCTAAAGATTTTCGTGCTTTTCGTATTGGCTTGGTTCAGCTTGCCAATACCAAAGACAAGAGCGAAAATTTACAACTCGCTCGTTTAAAAGTATTGGAAGCCGCTAAAAACGGTTCTAATGTCATTGTATTACcagaaattttcaattcacCATATGGTACTGGTTACTTTAATCAGTATGCTGAACCTATAGAGGAATCATCTCCTTCTTACCAAGCTTTATCCTCTATGGCAAAG GATACTAAGACTTACTTATTTGGCGGTTCTATTCCTGAACGCAAGGATGGCAAATTATACAACACTGCAATGGTGTTTGATCCTTCTGGAAAATTGATAGCCGTTCATCggaaaattcatttattcGATATTGACATTCCTGGTGGAGTTAGCTTCCGCGAATCTGATAGTCTTTCACCTGGCGACGCCATGACTATGGTTGACACTGAATACGGGAAGTTTGGTTTGGGTATTTGTTACGATATACGATTTCCGGAACTCGCTATGATAGCAGCTAGAAATGGCTGTAGTGTGATGATTTACCCTGGAGCATTTAATTTGTCCACAGGCCCTTTACATTGGGAACTACTTGCACGAGCCCGAGCAGTTGATAATGAGATGTTCGTTGCTTGCTGTGCCCCTGCTAGAGATATGAACGCTGACTATCATTCATGGGGACATTCTACTGTTGTAGACCCTTTCGGAAAAGTTATTGCTACTACTGATGAAAAACCGTCTATCGTTTACGCAGATATTGATCCCTCTGTCATGTCTACCGCTCGAAACAGCGTTCCTATCTATACTCAACGCCGCTTTGATGTTTATTCAGAAGTATTACCTGCTCTTAAGAAAGAGGAATAG
- the Tf2-4 gene encoding retrotransposable element/transposon Tf2-type — protein MSYANYRYMKARAKRWRPENLDGIQTSDEHLINLFAKILSKHVPEIGKFDPNKDVESYISKLDQHFTEYPSLFPNEHTKRQYTLNHLEELEQQFAERMFSENGSLTWQELLRQTGKVQGSNKGDRLTKTFEGFRNQLDKVQFIRKLMSKANVDDFHTRLFILWMLPYSLRKLKERNYWKSEISEIYDFLEDKRTASYGKTHKRFQLQNKNLGKESLSKKNNTTNSRNLRKTNVSRIEYSSNKFLNHTRKRYEMVLQAELPDFKCSIPCLIDTGAQANIITEETVRAHKLPTRPWSKSVIYGGVYPNKINRKTIKLNISLNGISIKTEFLVVKKFSHPAAISFTTLYDNNIEISSSKHTLSQMNKVSNIVKEPELPDIYKEFKDITAETNTEKLPKPIKGLEFEVELTQENYRLPIRNYPLPPGKMQAMNDEINQGLKSGIIRESKAINACPVMFVPKKEGTLRMVVDYKPLNKYVKPNIYPLPLIEQLLAKIQGSTIFTKLDLKSAYHLIRVRKGDEHKLAFRCPRGVFEYLVMPYGISTAPAHFQYFINTILGEAKESHVVCYMDDILIHSKSESEHVKHVKDVLQKLKNANLIINQAKCEFHQSQVKFIGYHISEKGFTPCQENIDKVLQWKQPKNRKELRQFLGSVNYLRKFIPKTSQLTHPLNNLLKKDVRWKWTPTQTQAIENIKQCLVSPPVLRHFDFSKKILLETDASDVAVGAVLSQKHDDDKYYPVGYYSAKMSKAQLNYSVSDKEMLAIIKSLKHWRHYLESTIEPFKILTDHRNLIGRITNESEPENKRLARWQLFLQDFNFEINYRPGSANHIADALSRIVDETEPIPKDSEDNSINFVNQISITDDFKNQVVTEYTNDTKLLNLLNNEDKRVEENIQLKDGLLINSKDQILLPNDTQLTRTIIKKYHEEGKLIHPGIELLTNIILRRFTWKGIRKQIQEYVQNCHTCQINKSRNHKPYGPLQPIPPSERPWESLSMDFITALPESSGYNALFVVVDRFSKMAILVPCTKSITAEQTARMFDQRVIAYFGNPKEIIADNDHIFTSQTWKDFAHKYNFVMKFSLPYRPQTDGQTERTNQTVEKLLRCVCSTHPNTWVDHISLVQQSYNNAIHSATQMTPFEIVHRYSPALSPLELPSFSDKTDENSQETIQVFQTVKEHLNTNNIKMKKYFDMKIQEIEEFQPGDLVMVKRTKTGFLHKSNKLAPSFAGPFYVLQKSGPNNYELDLPDSIKHMFSSTFHVSHLEKYRHNSELNYATIDESDIGTILHILEHKNREQVLYLNVKYISNLNPSTIMSGWTTLATALQADKAIVNDYIKNNNLNI, from the coding sequence GTTGAAAGttacatttcaaaacttgatcAACACTTTACTGAATACCCTTCATTATTCCCAAATGAGCATACTAAAAGACAGTATACATTGAATCACCTAGAAGAATTAGAGCAACAATTCGCTGAACGCATGTTTTCTGAGAATGGAAGTCTTACATGGCAAGAATTACTCAGACAAACAGGGAAAGTACAAGGATCCAACAAAGGTGATCGTTTAactaaaacatttgaaggTTTTAGAAATCAATTGGACAAAGTTCAATTTATAAGGAAACTCATgtcaaaagcaaatgttGATGATTTCCATACTCGCTTGTTTATATTATGGATGCTGCCATATTCCTTAAGGaaattaaaggaaagaaattactGGAAATCAGAAATCAGTGAAATTTATGACTTTTTAGAGGACAAAAGAACAGCCTCGTATGGTAAAACTCACAAGCGTTTTCAActgcaaaataaaaatctagGAAAAGAGTCcctttcaaagaaaaataacacCACTAATAGCAGAAACCTGAGGAAGACAAATGTTTCGAGAATAGAATACTCATCTAACAAATTCCTAAATCATACTAGGAAACGTTACGAAATGGTATTACAAGCTGAACTTCCAGACTTCAAGTGCTCAATACCCTGTCTAATCGATACGGGCGCTCaagcaaatattataaCAGAAGAAACTGTTCGAGCACATAAACTGCCTACCAGACCCTGGTCAAAAAGTGTGATATATGGTGGAGTTTATCCAAATAAGATTAATcgcaaaacaataaaacttAACATAAGTCTAAATGGAATATCAATCAAAACAGAATTCTTGgttgtaaagaaattttcgCATCCAGCTGCTATCTCCTTCACAACATTATATGACAATAACATTGAAATATCTAGCAGTAAACACACGCTCTCTCAAATGAAcaaagtttcaaatattGTCAAGGAACCTGAGTTACCAGATATCTATAAAGAATTCAAAGACATTACTGCAGAAACCAATACGGAAAAGCTACCAAAGCCAATAAAAGGGTTAGaatttgaagttgaacTAACTCAAGAAAACTACAGATTACCTATCAGAAATTACCCGCTACCACCGGGAAAAATGCAAGCTATgaatgatgaaattaatcaaGGATTAAAAAGTGGAATTATACGAGAATCTAAAGCCATTAACGCCTGTCCAGTAATGTTCGTTCCGAAAAAGGAAGGCACCTTGAGAATGGTGGTTGACTACAAACCTTTAAATAAGTATGTCAAACCCAATATATATCCGTTACCACTTATTGAACAATTACTTGCTAAAATACAAGGTTCtacaatttttactaaacttGACCTCAAAAGTGCCTATCACTTGATACGAGTAAGAAAAGGAGATGAACATAAACTTGCTTTTCGCTGTCCTCGtggagtttttgaatatctaGTAATGCCTTATGGCATATCTACAGCTCCAGcacattttcaatactttaTCAATACAATACTTGGTGAAGCCAAAGAATCACATGTAGTATGTTATATGgatgatattttaattcattcaaaatcggAATCTGAACATGTAAAACATGTTAAAGACGTTCTacagaaattgaaaaatgcGAACTTAATTATCAATCAAGCAAAATGTGAATTTCACCAATCAcaagtaaaatttatagGGTATCACATTTCGGAAAAAGGATTTACGCCTTGTCAAGAAAATATAGACAAAGTCTTACAATGGAAGCAACCTAAGAATCGTAAAGAATTACGACAATTTCTAGGTTCTGTCAATTATCTTAGGAAATTCATTCCAAAGACATCACAATTAACACATCCACTCaataatcttttgaaaaaggatgTACGCTGGAAATGGACACCAACACAAACCCAAGCGatagaaaacattaaacaATGTTTAGTTTCTCCTCCGGTGCTACGACACTTTGATTTCAGTAAAAAGATTCTACTGGAAACTGATGCTTCAGATGTCGCTGTAGGAGCCGTATTGTCTCAAAAAcatgatgatgataaatACTATCCTGTTGGATACTATTCAGCAAAGATGTCTAAAGcacaattaaattatagcGTATCGGACAAAGAAATGCTTGCAATCATTAAGTCTCTCAAACATTGGAGACACTATTTAGAATCCACTATCGaacctttcaaaattttaacagaCCATCGAAACTTAATTGGTCGCATTACTAACGAATCCGAGCCTGAAAACAAACGTTTAGCTCGTTggcaattatttttacaagacttcaactttgaaattaaCTACAGACCTGGATCAGCAAATCACATAGCTGATGCCTTATCCAGAATTGTTGACGAAACAGAACCAATTCCAAAAGATTCAGAAGACAATAGTATCAACTTTGTTAATCAAATCTCGATAACcgatgattttaaaaaccaaGTGGTTACAGAATATACGAATGAtacaaaattgttgaatttaCTAAACAATGAAGACAAACGAGTGGAAGAGAATATCCAACTCAAAGATGGCTTACTAATTAACAGTAAAGACCAAATCTTATTACCTAATGATACTCAGCTGACTAGgacaattattaaaaagtatcatGAAGAAGGTAAATTGATTCATCCAGGCATTGAACTTCTTACAAACATTATATTACGTAGATTTACGTGGAAAggaataagaaaacaaatacaagAATATGTACAGAACTGCCATACATgtcaaataaacaaatctagGAATCATAAACCTTATGGACCTTTACAACCAATTCCCCCATCAGAAAGACCTTGGGAATCTTTATCAATGGATTTTATTACAGCTTTACCAGAATCATCTGGTTATAATGCACTTTTCGTGGTAGTTGAccgattttcaaaaatggcaATCTTAGTACCTTGTACGAAATCCATTACAGCAGAGCAAACAGCTCGAATGTTTGATCAACGAGTTATTGCTTATTTCGGCAatccaaaagaaatcattgcAGATAATgatcatatttttacttccCAAACGTGGAAAGATTTCGcacataaatataatttcgTTATGAAATTTTCGTTACCATACAGACCACAAACTGATGGACAAACTGAGCGTACAAACCAAACTGTGGAGAAATTACTAAGATGTGTATGTAGCACACATCCAAATACATGGGTAGATCATATATCCCTAGTGCAACAATCTTACAACAATGCGATACATTCAGCAACTCAAATGACACCTTTTGAGATAGTACATCGCTATTCACCAGCTTTATCACCTTTAGAGTTACCTAGCTTTAGTGACAAAACTGACGAAAACTCTCAGGAAACGATCCAAGTATTTCAAACAGTTAAAGAACACTTGAATACAAACAAcataaagatgaaaaagtatttcgatatgaaaatacaagaaattgaagaatttcaaCCTGGAGACCTAGTTATGGTCAAAAGAACGAAAACAggttttcttcataaatcCAATAAATTAGCACCTAGTTTTGCAGGACCGTTCTATGTGTTACAGAAGTCGGGTCCAAACAACTATGAATTGGATCTTCCAGATTCAATCAAGCACATGTTTTCATCTACTTTTCATGTTTCTCACCTAGAAAAGTATCGACATAATTCAGAACTCAATTACGCTACCATTGATGAGTCTGATATTGGAACAATTCTTCATATCCTAGAACATAAAAACAGAGAACAAGTACTCTACTTAAATGTCAAGTACATTTCGAATCTAAATCCGAGTACTATTATGTCAGGATGGACTACATTAGCTACAGCGCTACAAGCGGACAAAGCAATTGTCAatgattatattaaaaacaataatctAAATATCTGA
- the dhp1 gene encoding 5'-3' exoribonuclease Dhp1 — protein MGVPALFRLLSRKFAKVITPVIEAPTEKLPDGTEIEPDLSLPNPNGVECDNLYLDMNGIVHPCSHPEDRPAPETEDEMMVAVFEYTDRILAMVRPRQLLFIAIDGVAPRAKMNQQRSRRFRSSREAALKEEELQAFIEEAKQQGIPIDENATKKKSWDSNCITPGTPFMDTLAKSLRYYIINKLNSDPCWRNVRFILSDASVPGEGEHKIMEFIRSQRVKPEYDPNTHHVVYGLDADLIMLGLATHEPHFRVLREDVFFQQGSTKKTKEERLGIKRLDDVSETNKVPVKKPFIWLNVSILREYLEVELYVPNLPFPFDLERAIDDWVFFIFFVGNDFLPHLPSLDIRDGAVERLTEIWRASLPHMGGYLTLDGSVNLARAEVILSAVGNQEDDIFKRLKQQEDRRNENYRRRQQRESNQESESYVDNVVIQRSVETQSTEVVTSSKSTSVDTKPPKKTQKIDAPAPVDLVNLSEKTSNRSLGATNRELINNRAANRLGLSREAAAVSSVNKLAASALKAQLVSNETLQNVPLEDSIASSSAYEDTDSIESSTPVVHPIDTKVSNVGQKRKAPDSTEENENTDTVRLYEPGYRERYYEQKFHISPDEPEKIREAVKHYVHGLCWVLLYYYQGCPSWTWYYPYHYAPFAADFKDLASIDVKFELNQPFKPYEQLLGVLPAASKNNLPEKLQTLMTDENSEIIDFYPENFTIDLNGKKFEWQGVALLPFIDENRLLNAVSKIYPQLTEEESKRNEDGSTLLFISEHHPMFSELVKQLYSKKRQGKPLKLSGKMAHGLFGKVNTNDSVIPNVSVQCPIDVTSADALQKYGSIDDNQSISLVFEVPKSHFVHKSMLLRGVKMPNRVLTPEDINQVRAERSFSSRRNNGNSYRGGHQSYGVRRSYQSQSYSSRQSYTGVTNGFANGGVQPPWSGNGNFPRSNASYNSRGGHEGYGGRSRGGGYSNGPPAGNHYSSNRGKGYGYQRESYNNNNRNGYY, from the coding sequence ATGGGTGTTCCAGCACTTTTCCGCCTTTTGTCGAGGAAATTCGCAAAGGTCATTACACCTGTTATTGAGGCTCCTACTGAAAAGCTTCCAGATGGTACTGAAATTGAACCAGATTTAAGTCTTCCCAATCCAAACGGAGTGGAATGCGACAACTTGTATTTGGATATGAATGGTATTGTTCATCCTTGTTCCCATCCTGAAGATCGCCCCGCTCCAGAGACTGAAGACGAGATGATGGTTGCTGTCTTTGAATACACGGATCGTATTCTTGCCATGGTTCGTCCTCGTCAGTTATTGTTCATTGCAATCGATGGCGTGGCTCCTAGAGCCAAAATGAATCAGCAGAGATCACGTCGTTTTCGTTCTTCTCGTGAAGCAGCTctcaaagaagaagaattacAAGCCTTCATTGAGGAGGCAAAACAACAGGGAATTCCCATCGACGAAAACGCtacgaagaaaaaatctTGGGACAGTAATTGCATTACCCCCGGCACACCTTTCATGGACACTTTGGCCAAGTCTCTTCGTTACtacataataaataaactaaaTAGTGATCCGTGCTGGAGAAATGTCAGATTTATACTTTCTGACGCCTCGGTTCCTGGTGAAGGTGAGCATAAGATCATGGAATTTATTCGATCTCAACGAGTGAAACCAGAGTATGATCCAAATACACACCACGTTGTTTACGGTTTAGATGCAGACCTAATTATGCTTGGTTTGGCTACTCATGAACCCCATTTTCGTGTATTGCGTGAAGATGTCTTCTTTCAACAAGGAAGTACTAAAAAGACAAAGGAAGAGCGTCTTGGCATCAAGAGACTTGATGATGTTTCTGAGACCAATAAGGTTCCTGTAAAAAAACCATTTATATGGCTCAACGTTAGCATTTTGAGGGAGTATCTAGAAGTGGAACTTTATGTCCCCAATTTACCTTTTCCATTTGACTTAGAACGTGCGATTGACGACTGGGTcttctttatcttttttgtgGGTAATGATTTTCTTCCTCATTTGCCTAGTTTAGATATTCGTGATGGTGCCGTAGAGCGGTTGACTGAAATATGGCGAGCTAGTCTTCCGCACATGGGTGGTTATCTTACTTTGGATGGTTCTGTTAATTTAGCTCGTGCTGAAGTCATTCTGAGTGCTGTAGGTAACCAGGAAgatgatatttttaagcGTCTTAAACAGCAAGAAGATCGTCGTAACGAAAACTATAGACGCCGTCAACAACGCGAGTCAAATCAGGAATCAGAATCTTATGTTGACAACGTCGTAATTCAGCGTTCAGTTGAGACGCAATCGACAGAAGTTGTTACCTCTTCTAAATCAACTTCTGTTGATACTAAACCGCCAAAgaaaactcaaaaaattgacGCTCCGGCTCCAGTGGATTTGGTTAATTTGTCtgaaaaaacttcaaaTCGATCTCTAGGCGCTACTAATAGagaattaattaataatcgCGCTGCTAACCGTCTTGGACTTTCTAGGGAAGCAGCTGCTGTTTCTTCAGTTAACAAATTGGCGGCCTCTGCATTGAAAGCTCAGTTGGTTTCAAATGAGACACTACAAAATGTTCCTTTGGAAGACAGCATAGCTTCATCCAGTGCATATGAAGATACCGATAGTATTGAATCTAGTACCCCTGTTGTACATCCAATAGACAcaaaagtttcaaatgTGGGTCAGAAGAGAAAGGCCCCAGATTCGactgaagaaaatgaaaatactGATACAGTCCGCCTGTATGAGCCTGGATACCGCGAACGGTATTATGAACAAAAATTCCACATTTCACCCGATGAACCAGAAAAAATTCGTGAAGCTGTTAAACATTATGTTCATGGATTGTGCTGGGTTCTTTTGTATTATTATCAAGGCTGTCCATCTTGGACCTGGTATTATCCATATCATTATGCTCCTTTTGCCGCTGATTTCAAAGATTTGGCCTCCATAGATGTAAAATTTGAACTAAATCAACCCTTCAAGCCTTACGAACAATTACTAGGCGTTTTACCTGCTGctagtaaaaataatttaccTGAAAAATTGCAAACTCTTATGACTGATGAAAACTCTGAAATTATTGACTTTTACCCGGAAAATTTTACTATTGATTTAAACgggaaaaaatttgaatggCAGGGAGTTGCTCTTTTACCATTTATAGATGAAAATCGGCTTTTGAATGCTGTATCAAAAATCTATCCTCAACTTACCGAGGAAGagtcaaaaagaaatgaggATGGTTCtactttattatttatttctgaACATCATCCAATGTTTAGCGAACTTGTCAAACAACTTTACTCCAAGAAACGTCAAGGTAAACCACTTAAGTTATCCGGAAAGATGGCACATGGATTGTTTGGCAAAGTTAACACCAATGATTCCGTAATTCCCAATGTATCCGTTCAATGCCCAATTGATGTTACATCCGCTGACGCCCTTCAGAAGTATGGAAGCATAGATGATAATCAATCTATAAGTCTTGTGTTTGAAGTACCTAAATCGCATTTCGTACATAAATCCATGCTTTTAAGGGGAGTGAAAATGCCGAACAGGGTGTTAACCCCAGAAGATATCAACCAAGTACGTGCAGAGAGGAGCTTTTCTTCCCGCCGAAACAATGGTAATTCGTATCGTGGAGGACACCAAAGTTATGGTGTCCGACGCTCTTACCAATCGCAAAGTTACAGTAGTCGACAGAGCTACACTGGAGTTACTAATGGTTTTGCAAACGGTGGAGTTCAACCTCCTTGGTCTGGTAATGGCAATTTTCCTCGTTCTAATGCAAGCTATAACTCTCGCGGCGGCCACGAAGGATACGGCGGGCGCTCGAGAGGTGGTGGTTATTCGAATGGACCGCCAGCTGGTAACCACTATAGTAGTAATCGCGGAAAGGGTTACGGCTATCAGCGAGAATCCTATAACAATAATAACAGGAATGGCTACTATTAA
- the cnt6 gene encoding centaurin ADOP ribosylation factor GTPase-activating protein — protein MDGSDSLLKSVDVSKLDNGSTISFRAREDGFLESISSSSGKLVDMVLDSTSKECLPKFSFQNKLDFYFLFSDRVLQLQKERKVLVLIHCESLQSFDSFFAQKLKYADLISSDNVHEIFLPDSNAANIRYHWEWSPPSGKLLEYECKNYSCIAVYSTEDCTLERISKFSYYTVSRCGDSMDDTFFSESQRVTSPLTTSQTVQTQPPQSPEAKTELSLINTKTVIFPENYEDGPSFRSMLHELEQKSSLMKYYCKKIMKRIVQLSDAYDASQVAVMKLSETLSEASNSTSMNMDILLDSYLTKAMDIHATFIQKLNYDLINLLYEPFHNIYSSFIKPIDDRRLEFDEQSKSFYGSLSRYLSAKKDKKGGDSKFFQKEKTFALQRYDYYCFMQDLHDGSIINDINGIFLQYFHRQYDHIALFSNLMNSVLPNLQQLNLKLEKTKWSTTRRDKGREMHRSQVIQTSGRPKSMAPPSPSPISPSFPLHEIQSPMPNRRMAASADDISQTSNFTTEIKGKCISNGGSASPDKIFKEGLLLVFGATELGTDLAMVSKAAWHKHWIVVENGSLWEYANWKDSVKSNVSSISLKHASADKVRKQGRRFCFEVVTPKLKRLYQATSAEEMDSWIEAICEAAKISSFQLSRVATPLSASVRRPSKVFPLFSTSFETTPISRKLSGSGIKKAFSRKGSWNLQQFFRSDNSGTMHMEQLERYHASANIFIQMLRKTDVSNSVCADCGSVKDVTWCSINIPVVLCIECSGIHRSLGTHISKTRSLLLDSLSQQSKVLLCKIGNAAVNRVYEKGLSNPSLKPKPEHNAQVKLAFAQKKYVEHAFIDFAGVDADATLLEGLEQNKISKILLGLAAKPNFEENGVVFLKAVTRDTSKLHLLELLFMNGLLLPDSEQLSEHVSPDMQSYLSQKQFTKYLKE, from the exons ATGGACGGAAGTGACT CTTTATTGAAATCTGTTGATGTTTCCAAATTAGACAATGGCTCTACCATTTCATTCCGCGCCCGAGAAGATGGGTTTCTAGAGTCAATATCTAGCTCATCAGGAAAATTGGTGGACATGGTTTTG GATTCTACATCAAAAGAGTGCCTCCCTAAGTTtagttttcaaaacaagCTAGACTTCTACTTTTTATTCAGTGATCGTGTTCTCCAGTTGCAGAAGGAGAGGAAAGTACTTGTACTCATCCATTGCGAATCGCTTCAATCGtttgattctttttttgctcaGAAGTTGAAATATGCAGACTTAATTTCTTCGGATAATGTacatgaaatttttttaccagATTCAAATGCGGCCAATATCAGATATCATTGGGAGTGGTCACCTCCTTCGGGTAAACTTCTGGAGTATGAATGCAAAAACTATTCTTGCATAGCCGTTTACTCTACTGAAGACTGTACTCTTGAACGTATCTCAAAATTTAGCTACTACACCGTATCTCGTTGCGGTGATTCTATGGAtgatacatttttttcgGAAAGCCAGCGTGTCACGTCGCCGCTAACTACTAGCCAGACGGTACAAACCCAACCTCCTCAATCTCCGGAAGCGAAGACGGAGCTTTCATTGATTAATACCAAGACCGTTATATTCCCAGAGAATTATGAGGATGGACCGTCATTCCGATCTATGTTGCATGAGCTTGAGCAAAAATCATCTCTTATGAAGTattattgcaaaaaaataatgaaacgTATTGTCCAATTAAGTGATGCATACGATGCATCGCAAGTTGCTGTTATGAAATTGTCAGAGACACTTTCGGAAGCTTCTAATAGCACCAGTATGAATATGGACATACTTCTGGACAGTTATTTAACCAAGGCTATGGACATTCATGCCACCTTTATACAAAAACTTAATtatgatttaattaatcTTTTATATGAGCCATTTCATAACATTTACTCAAGCTTCATTAAGCCAATTGATGATAGACGACTTGAATTTGATGAACaaagcaaaagcttttaTGGATCTTTGTCGCGTTATCTATCAGCTAAAAAGGACAAAAAGGGAGGAGactctaaattttttcaaaaagagaaaacgTTTGCCTTACAACGATATGATTACTATTGTTTTATGCAAGACCTTCACGATGGTTCCATTATTAATGATATTAAcggtatttttttgcagTACTTTCATCGCCAATATGACCATATTGCACTTTTTAGTAATTTGATGAATAGTGTTCTTCCGAATCTTCAGCAACTCAatttaaaacttgaaaaaacaaaatggaGTACAACCAGACGTGACAAGGGCAGAGAGATGCATCGTTCCCAGGTAATTCAAACTAGCGGTCGTCCAAAGTCCATGGCACCGCCTTCACCATCTCCGATTTCCCCTTCTTTCCCTTTACATGAAATACAGAGTCCTATGCCAAATCGTCGCATGGCAGCCTCTGCAGATGATATTAGCCAGACAAGCAATTTTACAACGGAGATAAAGGGAAAGTGCATTTCTAATGGGGGTAGTGCAAGCCCTGACaagatttttaaagagGGTCTACTCTTAGTATTTGGTGCTACCGAACTTGGTACAGATCTAGCTATGGTTAGTAAAGCCGCTTGGCACAAGCACTGGATTGTTGTTGAGAACGGTTCTTTATGGGAGTATGCAAACTGGAAAGATTCCGTAAAATCTAATGTTTCATCCATTTCGTTAAAACATGCATCTGCTGATAAAGTTCGCAAACAGGGAAGGAGGTTTTGTTTCGAAGTTGTAACTCCGAAATTGAAGCGACTTTATCAAGCCACGTCTGCTGAAGAGATGGACTCGTGGATTGAAGCTATATGCGAAGCAGCAAAGATTTCGTCTTTCCAACTTTCTAGGGTTGCAACGCCGTTGAGTGCAAGTGTGAGACGACCCTCTAAGGTATTTCCACTATTTTCTACGAGTTTTGAGACCACGCCTATCAGCCGAAAATTAAGCGGTTCGGGTATTAAGAAGGCTTTCAGTAGAAAAGGCTCGTGGAAccttcaacaattttttcgaTCAGACAATTCGGGTACTATGCATATGGAACAGTTAGAGAGATACCATGCCAGTGCAaacattttcattcaaatgCTCCGAAAGACCGATGTCTCTAACAGTGTGTGTGCAGATTGCGGTTCGGTTAAAGATGTTACTTGGTGCTCGATCAATATACCGGTAGTTCTTTGTATTGAATGCAGTGGTATACATAGGTCTTTAGGTACTCATATATCGAAAACACGTTCTTTGCTACTCGACTCGTTATCGCAGCAATCGAAAGTCCTTTTGTGCAAAATTGGTAATGCTGCTGTCAACCGtgtttatgaaaaaggACTTTCTAATCCTTCGCTGAAGCCAAAGCCGGAGCATAATGCGCAGGTGAAGTTGGCATTTGCCCAGAAGAAGTATGTGGAACACGCATTCATTGACTTTGCAGGAGTAGATGCTGATGCTACTTTATTGGAGGGTTTGgagcaaaataaaatctcCAAAATATTACTAGGTTTAGCCGCCaaaccaaattttgaagagaaTGGAGTGGTGTTTTTAAAAGCGGTTACTCGTGATACTAGTAAGTTACATCTCTTGGAACTTTTATTCATGAATGGGTTATTGCTTCCTGACTCCGAACAGTTGTCGGAGCATGTAAGTCCAGATATGCAATCATATCTTTCgcaaaaacaatttacaAAGTATTTGAAAGAGTAG